A region of the Chryseobacterium gotjawalense genome:
TTTTTGTAATTTTGCAAAAAATTTGACATACTATTAATAAATATATAAAATCAATATAATGAATTATCAACTCGACGAAATAGACAAGAAAATTCTGGACTTTTTAGTTGAAAATACCAGAATGCCCTTTACAGAAATCGCAAAACAAATGGATGTTTCTGCCGGGACCATTCACGTACGTGTAAAAAAAATGGAAGACGCAGGAATTATCTTAGGCTCTTCACTGAACATTGATTACTCGAAATTAGATTACCACTTCACCGCTTTTATCGGAATCCTTTTGACCAAGTCAAACAGAACGCAGGAAGTTTTAAAAGAACTGGCCACTATTCCAAATGTTATAGAAGCAAGTGTGATTTCTGGGAAATACAATATTTTCTGCAAAGTAAAAGCAAAAAATACGGAGGATGCCAAAAGAATTATATATCAAATTGACGACATCCAGGATGTGATGAGAACGGAAAGTATGATTTCTATGGAAGAACATATCTCCGATAAAAACAGATTGATCCGCGCTGTTTCGATTTAAACACTGATTTATATCAACAATAACTAAAACTTTTGATTTCTTATCAAAAGTTTTTTTATTTTTACCATTATGAATAATAATTTTGAAGGCGAAAGTCCAAGCAAAAATTTCGGATTTGTTTTAGCATTGGCCGCGCTGATGCTTTTCTCGCTCATGGGAGCAGGAATCGACCTCGATGAGTTTACACAACATCAGGAAATCAATATTCCGCTGGGATATTTTTATTTTATATTTTTAATAGACCTTCTGATGGTCGTTTCAGTGGTATTTATCTTTTTCTACAAAAAGATAGCAGCCTATGTTTTTCCTGCCGCTGTCGTAACGCATTTTATGGCGCATAATTTCTTTCTGTCTACTTTTCTCTATACCGATGTGACCAATATGTTTCTCTATACCAGTTTGGGACTTTTTGTGATTATTCCGAAATGGCAATTTTTCAAATAATATAATTTAACAGATGTTTTCAAAAGCCTGTGAATATGCGATCAAAGCAACGATTTATATTGCGCAACAAAGCCATCTGGAGCGGCGTGCCAATGTAAAAGAAGTTGCCAAGGCAGTAAATGCGCCCGAAGCTTTTACAGCAAAAATTCTGCAGCAGCTTTGCCGTGAAAACATTCTGGAATCCATTCGCGGGAAACAGGGTGGTTTTATTTTTCCGGTCGACAGGCAAAAACAAATTAAAATTTTTGATGTCGTTCAATTAATCGATGGCGACGGAATTTTTACCAACTGCGGACTGGGACTGCATACGTGTTCCTCAGAAAATCCCTGTCCCGTGCACGACGATTTCAAAGAAGTACGGAATGGTCTGGTGGCCATGGTACAGAAATATTCCTTTTACGATTTGGCGATAAAAACCGAAACCGGTCTGGTTTGGCTAAAATAATTTTTCCCTTAAACTTTATTTAAAATTTCATCAAAAAGAGGATTTAAAATTTTAGTGATTTTAATTAAGGTAATTTTGTCCGAATTAAAATATTGTGTACATTTGTATCATAATATTAAATAAGACATCATGTTAACGAAAGAAAAAACCATCGGTGAATTAGTCGCAGAAGATTTCAGAGCAGCACAGATATTCCGCAAATACAAAATTGATTTCTGCTGCAAAGGCAACCGAACCGTAGAAGAAGCATGCGAGAACAAGAAATACCGGGCAGAAGATATTTACGACGAATTGTCAAATGTTGCAAATCTAAAATCCGGCGATATCGATTTTAATTCGTGGCCACTGGATTTATTGGCGGATTATGTGGAGAAAACACATCACCGTTATGTAGAAGAAAACTCCACGGTGCTTATTCAATATTTGAATAAACTGTGCAAAGTTCACGGCGACAGACATCCGGAATTGTTTGAGATCGCAAAATTATTTACTGAAAGTGCGCACGAATTGGCAGCACACATGAAAAAAGAAGAATTAATTCTTTTCCCTTTCATTAAAAAAATGGTGAGTGCAAAACAAAAAGGCGAGGCTTTAGCAAGTCCCAATTTTGGAACCGTAGAAAGTCCAGTAGCGATGATGAAACATGAGCACACCATAGAAGGCGAGCGTTTCGTAAAAATTGCCGACTTAACCAATAATTATCAGTTCCCCGCAGATGCCTGCGGAACATATCAGGTCACTTATAAAATGCTTGAAGATTTTGAAAAAGATCTGCATACCCACATTCATTTAGAAAACAATATTCTTTTTCCAAAAGCAATCGCTTTAGAGAAAACATTCTAAATTTTAAATTTCTGTTTTTTTTACTGAAATCCACTTCATTTTCATGGAGTGGATTTCTATGTAGGACTAAGTAATTTTCCGATTTTTTAACAGGAAAAAAAATATTTTAAATTTTGTCAAAAGTTTCAGAACGATCAAATAAAGATCTACTTTTTATGTTCTTTTGAACAGCTTTTTTGTGCATTTATCTTTTTTCCCAGTTTCTTTATCTTTTGTAGACTTTTTATGACGCTGTTAGTGAAAAGCTTTTGTTGCTTTTGCGGTAAAAAGATGCAGACAAATGTCTCATTGAATATTATTCTTTTGTCAGAGCAGAACCTCTGTGCGCAGCGATATGATCGGTTTTGCTGCTTTTGATTTCATATTGCGGATCATCTTCTGTGGCGTGATGAGTGTAACCTTTATAATTGAAATCTCCTGTATGAACTTTAATAACCGTTCCCGAAACTCTTCCAGCTTCAGAATTCCAACTGACTTTATCACCGATTTTAAATTTTGTTTTCATTTTTAAATTTTTTACTTTAAACCAAAAATATTGATCACAAAACATTCAAAAAAATACCTTTCAACTGTTCAAACGAAATCTAGACATGAATAAGGAACTTTCCTTTTCCAAACTTTGAATTGTTAATTTTAGAATTACTCTTTTATCTTTTGCGGTGAAATGAAAGCTTTTCGTGGCATTCTAAATCAGTCTTTTTCCGAATAAAAAACCTTCCCGCCCACAACTCTTGCCGGAGAAGTATAAGGATGTTCCGTCGCTTTCCCGACCGACATAATATGCAGAATTTCCCAACCTTTCGCTTTCAGATAATCGGAAACCATCGAACGGTGACAGCGCCACCAAACCGCTTCTGAACACATCATTACCGTTGGTTTTCGTAAAGCTGATTTTTGTAATTCATGAGCACCATTTTCAAAAGATTCGGTTTCCATATAATCGGCGTAACCCTGAAAAGACTTATTAATCCAACGGGTGTTTTTAGAAGTTGGCGATGCTTTTCTCCGCCCGCCTAAATTTTCAATATAAACATATTCGATCCCGTTTTCTTCCAGTGATTTTTTTAATTGATCCTTATTAAACTGCGGATATTTCCTGGAACCGGCTAATCTTCGGATATCCGCCAAAACTTTAATTTTAAATGAAAGCAGCAGTTCCAGAAATTCTTCAATACTTCTGGTGGAATGGCCAATGGTATAAATAGTTGGTTGTTCCGGTGATTTCATTTTTAAAATTAAAGAGATTCTGTATTCCATATCAAAATTAAATATTTTAAATGGAAGAGGCATTCCGGTCTCGTGAAATTTTAAGTCAATATGAAATCAAGATTTGAAATATTTATTGCGCAGTTTTGTAATTAATCAGTTAGCGGATATCAATTTACAAACCTATTTTAAGTATTTTAGCATTCCTGAATTTATTCTTAAATTTGAAATATGCAAAAAATATTTTATCTCAAAACCTGCGGAACCTGCACCAAAATTTTAAAAATGTTTGACCTTTCCGGTTGGGAACTTCGGGAACTGAAAAGTGAACCGGTTACTGAAGAGGAACTGGCGGAACTGCATAAGCTCACAAAATCGTATGAAGCACTTTTCAGCAGAAGATCAACTCAGATCAAAGCCCGCGGTATCGATCTTAAATCTTTAAAAGAAGACGATTTTAA
Encoded here:
- a CDS encoding hypervirulence associated TUDOR domain-containing protein, whose translation is MKTKFKIGDKVSWNSEAGRVSGTVIKVHTGDFNYKGYTHHATEDDPQYEIKSSKTDHIAAHRGSALTKE
- a CDS encoding DUF488 domain-containing protein encodes the protein MEYRISLILKMKSPEQPTIYTIGHSTRSIEEFLELLLSFKIKVLADIRRLAGSRKYPQFNKDQLKKSLEENGIEYVYIENLGGRRKASPTSKNTRWINKSFQGYADYMETESFENGAHELQKSALRKPTVMMCSEAVWWRCHRSMVSDYLKAKGWEILHIMSVGKATEHPYTSPARVVGGKVFYSEKD
- a CDS encoding Lrp/AsnC family transcriptional regulator → MNYQLDEIDKKILDFLVENTRMPFTEIAKQMDVSAGTIHVRVKKMEDAGIILGSSLNIDYSKLDYHFTAFIGILLTKSNRTQEVLKELATIPNVIEASVISGKYNIFCKVKAKNTEDAKRIIYQIDDIQDVMRTESMISMEEHISDKNRLIRAVSI
- the ric gene encoding iron-sulfur cluster repair di-iron protein; this translates as MLTKEKTIGELVAEDFRAAQIFRKYKIDFCCKGNRTVEEACENKKYRAEDIYDELSNVANLKSGDIDFNSWPLDLLADYVEKTHHRYVEENSTVLIQYLNKLCKVHGDRHPELFEIAKLFTESAHELAAHMKKEELILFPFIKKMVSAKQKGEALASPNFGTVESPVAMMKHEHTIEGERFVKIADLTNNYQFPADACGTYQVTYKMLEDFEKDLHTHIHLENNILFPKAIALEKTF
- a CDS encoding arsenate reductase family protein, with amino-acid sequence MQKIFYLKTCGTCTKILKMFDLSGWELRELKSEPVTEEELAELHKLTKSYEALFSRRSTQIKARGIDLKSLKEDDFKKLILEHYSFLKRPVFLTDQEIFVGNEKKNIENLEAFFTNK
- a CDS encoding RrF2 family transcriptional regulator — translated: MFSKACEYAIKATIYIAQQSHLERRANVKEVAKAVNAPEAFTAKILQQLCRENILESIRGKQGGFIFPVDRQKQIKIFDVVQLIDGDGIFTNCGLGLHTCSSENPCPVHDDFKEVRNGLVAMVQKYSFYDLAIKTETGLVWLK